Proteins encoded by one window of Winogradskyella sp. PG-2:
- a CDS encoding glycosyltransferase → MTYKFTIVVPVYNEEENLERVETELSNYLNIASVPTSILFVNDGSKDNSQELIEAICNRNKAFEYILFKENRGLSAAIKAGFDYVDSELVGYIDSDLQTAPEDFNVLLEHIDTHELVTGVRSNRKDSFVKNMSSKIANGIRRAFTHDGMDDTGCPLKVIKTDYAKRIPMFRGLHRFLPAMIMLQNGRVTQVTVQHFPRIAGRAKFGLWNRLLGPLMDCFAYLWMKKKYINYDVAKSSK, encoded by the coding sequence ATGACGTATAAGTTCACTATTGTAGTTCCTGTTTATAACGAAGAGGAAAATTTAGAACGTGTAGAAACTGAACTTTCTAACTATCTAAATATAGCTTCAGTGCCTACATCAATTCTATTTGTTAATGATGGGTCAAAGGATAATAGTCAAGAGTTAATTGAAGCGATTTGCAACCGTAACAAAGCCTTCGAATATATCTTATTTAAAGAAAATCGTGGTTTAAGTGCTGCTATAAAAGCTGGCTTCGATTATGTTGACTCTGAACTTGTTGGCTATATCGATTCTGATTTACAAACTGCTCCAGAAGATTTCAATGTACTATTAGAACATATAGATACTCACGAGTTAGTGACTGGTGTTCGTTCTAACCGTAAAGACTCTTTTGTTAAGAACATGTCATCTAAAATCGCCAATGGTATTAGACGTGCGTTTACGCACGATGGTATGGATGACACAGGTTGTCCACTTAAAGTTATTAAAACAGATTACGCTAAACGTATTCCTATGTTCAGAGGCTTACATCGTTTTTTACCAGCAATGATTATGCTACAAAATGGACGTGTAACACAGGTTACAGTTCAGCATTTTCCTAGAATAGCTGGTAGAGCTAAATTTGGACTTTGGAATAGACTTTTAGGACCTTTAATGGATTGCTTTGCATATCTCTGGATGAAAAAAAAGTATATTAATTACGACGTTGCTAAATCCAGTAAATGA
- a CDS encoding lipid-A-disaccharide synthase N-terminal domain-containing protein yields the protein MKDWIIYSIGFLAQILFSSRLLIQWITSEKQRKVITPSTFWTLSLIASFLLFIYGYLRLDFAIMLGQSLTYFIYIRNLQLQGQWQKFPKVMQYLLFIAPILIVIFYYNNNKIDIELLFKNEAIPLWLLILGIIAQVIFTLRFVYQWIHSERHKESSLPMGFWVLSLIGAGLILSYAIIREDPVLFVGHLFGLVIYARNAYLIRQTND from the coding sequence ATGAAGGATTGGATAATTTACAGCATCGGATTTTTAGCTCAGATATTATTTTCTTCTCGGCTTTTAATTCAATGGATCACCTCAGAAAAACAACGCAAGGTTATCACGCCTAGTACCTTCTGGACACTGAGTCTCATTGCTTCCTTTTTATTATTTATTTATGGGTATTTACGTCTAGATTTTGCCATTATGCTTGGACAGAGTTTAACGTACTTTATATACATCAGAAATTTACAACTACAAGGCCAATGGCAGAAGTTCCCTAAAGTAATGCAGTACTTATTATTTATAGCACCCATTCTTATCGTCATTTTCTATTACAACAACAATAAAATAGATATAGAATTACTCTTTAAAAATGAGGCGATTCCATTATGGCTACTCATACTTGGTATTATTGCACAAGTTATTTTTACATTGCGATTTGTGTACCAATGGATTCACTCAGAAAGACACAAAGAATCTAGCCTACCAATGGGCTTTTGGGTTTTAAGTTTAATTGGAGCTGGTTTAATATTATCCTATGCTATAATTAGAGAAGACCCCGTACTATTTGTTGGTCATCTATTTGGCTTAGTCATCTACGCTCGTAACGCTTATTTAATAAGACAAACCAATGATTAA
- the meaB gene encoding methylmalonyl Co-A mutase-associated GTPase MeaB has translation MAKKDQTYKSALSEQDGITPPESLSSDSAKTIKANRQKQPSIEDLVSGITLGNISALSRAITLVESTNQTHTKKANAIITACLPYANKSIRIGITGVPGVGKSTFIEAFGSHLTSLGKKVAVLAVDPSSSLSRGSILGDKTRMEDLVKDKNAFIRPSPSGDSLGGVARKTRETIILCEAAGFDTIVIETVGVGQSETAVHSMVDFFLLLKLAGAGDELQGIKRGIIEMADAIVINKADGDNIKAAKSARLEFNRALHLYPSKASDWSPKVSLCSALKQEGISEVWEMIKTYETETKNNTYFEVNRNNQNKFWLLQTIEERLKYKFYNLDKIKAELQVQIDMVEAGKTTPFVAAEYLLSLS, from the coding sequence GTGGCTAAAAAAGACCAAACATATAAATCTGCGCTCTCAGAGCAAGATGGTATTACACCACCTGAGTCTTTAAGTTCTGATTCTGCTAAAACCATAAAAGCAAATCGCCAAAAACAACCTTCAATTGAAGATTTAGTTTCCGGAATTACTCTTGGAAATATCTCTGCATTAAGTCGTGCTATAACTTTGGTTGAAAGCACTAATCAAACTCACACGAAAAAGGCTAACGCTATTATTACAGCCTGTTTACCTTATGCAAATAAGTCTATACGAATAGGAATCACAGGTGTTCCTGGTGTAGGTAAAAGCACATTTATTGAAGCCTTTGGAAGCCATTTAACAAGCTTAGGAAAAAAAGTTGCAGTATTAGCTGTAGACCCAAGCAGTAGTCTAAGTAGAGGAAGTATTTTAGGAGATAAAACCCGAATGGAAGATTTGGTAAAAGATAAAAACGCTTTTATTAGACCTTCACCTTCTGGTGACTCACTTGGTGGTGTGGCTAGAAAAACCAGAGAAACTATTATTCTTTGTGAAGCGGCAGGTTTCGATACCATAGTTATAGAAACTGTTGGTGTTGGTCAAAGTGAAACTGCAGTGCACAGTATGGTCGATTTCTTTTTACTGTTAAAATTAGCTGGTGCAGGTGATGAATTACAAGGTATTAAACGTGGTATTATTGAGATGGCAGATGCGATCGTCATAAATAAAGCTGATGGAGATAATATAAAAGCTGCAAAATCAGCTAGACTTGAGTTTAACAGAGCTTTACATTTATATCCTTCCAAAGCATCTGATTGGTCACCAAAAGTATCGCTCTGTAGTGCTTTAAAACAAGAGGGCATTTCTGAGGTTTGGGAGATGATTAAGACGTATGAAACTGAAACAAAAAACAATACCTATTTTGAAGTCAATAGAAATAATCAAAATAAATTTTGGTTGCTTCAAACCATAGAAGAACGTTTAAAGTATAAATTTTATAATTTGGATAAAATTAAAGCTGAATTACAAGTTCAAATTGATATGGTTGAGGCTGGAAAAACAACACCTTTTGTTGCTGCAGAATACTTGCTTTCGTTATCATAA
- a CDS encoding ArnT family glycosyltransferase, translated as MIKYIEKYPILSLLLFVLVMLGFTIDAIPVTIMEARNFISAREMLTDDSWILTTMNGEARYQKPPLPTWITAAFGFIFGLKSVLALRWPALLFLASIGISTYLLSKKLELSKPHSLINGFIVLTSFYVIGITIEAPWDIYTHGFMLMALLQLFQLFDKAKTPILHSLLFVAFLAGSVLSKGPVSLYVLFLPFVIAYGIAFKFKGSFLHFLKLISLLVFGIVLGGWWYFHVRVADPETFTAITQRETSNWSSYNVRPFYYYWSFFVQSGLWTIPALISLIYPYLKTRVSNLKAYRFSFFWTILAVILLSIIPEKKSRYLMPVLIPLAINIGFYIEFLIREFKNIKAKKETVPVYFLFGLIALIASLFWSVVFFSNIELTGLVLIRFIITASVLLGIGILTFKSLKEKNIKTVFYLVIVFMLTIGFVALPIAKTYVQADYKPVSELNIENLKVYSLDYVAPEVIYNYGNKIPSIKTVEGYLIPEQKEFYLMTSKVNPETISQFSSLYNITYLETYDLNTSSKDTRGYKTRLVNKLYKFTRK; from the coding sequence ATGATTAAGTATATTGAAAAATATCCTATTCTAAGTCTATTACTATTCGTTTTAGTGATGCTCGGTTTTACAATAGATGCTATTCCGGTAACTATTATGGAAGCCCGAAATTTTATTTCGGCAAGAGAAATGCTTACTGATGACAGTTGGATTTTAACCACCATGAATGGTGAAGCACGTTACCAAAAACCGCCTTTACCAACTTGGATCACTGCAGCTTTTGGTTTTATATTTGGACTAAAATCTGTATTAGCATTACGATGGCCTGCACTACTCTTTTTAGCGAGTATTGGTATATCTACTTATCTATTATCTAAAAAATTAGAGCTCTCTAAACCACATAGTTTAATTAATGGCTTCATTGTATTAACCTCTTTCTATGTCATCGGCATCACTATTGAAGCACCTTGGGATATTTATACACATGGTTTTATGCTCATGGCATTACTGCAATTGTTTCAATTGTTTGATAAAGCCAAAACACCTATTCTACATAGTCTCTTATTTGTAGCCTTCTTAGCAGGCTCTGTATTATCTAAAGGTCCTGTTTCCTTATATGTACTGTTCTTGCCCTTTGTGATTGCTTATGGGATAGCATTTAAGTTTAAAGGAAGTTTTTTACATTTTTTAAAACTCATCAGTCTTTTAGTCTTTGGCATTGTATTAGGCGGTTGGTGGTATTTTCATGTTAGGGTTGCAGATCCTGAAACCTTTACTGCTATCACACAACGTGAAACTTCTAACTGGAGCAGTTATAATGTAAGACCATTTTACTATTACTGGAGTTTCTTTGTACAGAGTGGCCTATGGACCATTCCTGCATTAATAAGCTTAATTTATCCTTATTTAAAAACGAGAGTTTCAAATTTAAAAGCCTATCGTTTTAGTTTCTTTTGGACCATCTTAGCTGTGATTCTATTATCTATTATTCCTGAGAAAAAATCACGTTACCTCATGCCTGTTTTAATTCCTTTGGCAATAAATATTGGGTTCTATATAGAATTTTTAATTCGTGAATTCAAAAATATAAAGGCTAAAAAAGAAACGGTTCCTGTTTACTTTTTATTTGGTCTCATTGCACTAATTGCATCTTTATTTTGGTCGGTTGTGTTCTTTTCTAACATCGAATTAACTGGATTGGTTTTAATTAGATTTATAATAACTGCTTCAGTCTTATTGGGTATTGGTATTCTAACGTTTAAAAGCCTAAAAGAAAAGAATATTAAAACGGTTTTCTATTTAGTCATTGTATTTATGCTCACTATTGGTTTTGTTGCCTTACCTATTGCCAAAACATATGTACAAGCAGATTACAAACCAGTATCAGAACTCAACATTGAGAACCTTAAGGTGTATAGTTTAGATTATGTTGCACCAGAAGTGATCTATAATTATGGCAATAAAATTCCGAGTATTAAAACAGTAGAAGGCTATCTTATACCAGAGCAAAAGGAATTCTACTTAATGACAAGTAAAGTCAATCCCGAAACCATTTCTCAGTTTTCGAGCTTGTATAACATTACATATTTAGAAACTTACGATTTAAATACTTCCTCTAAAGATACAAGAGGTTACAAAACCAGGTTAGTAAATAAACTTTACAAGTTTACTCGGAAATAA
- a CDS encoding DUF2911 domain-containing protein has protein sequence MLKRLLIILSILALGLLLYSVFVENIFSPRLSPKDSAKISLNDLDLKVEYNRPSKRERDIFGALVPFDKVWRTGANEATTFSCNRDMIVNGMTLKKGKYTIWTVPMYSSWKVMFNTKQYEWGVNERMEPMWDPNYDAIELEVPTQELDTTVEKFTIAFDNTTGNLKLTMAWDSTKIEVPIEESKKP, from the coding sequence ATGTTAAAACGCCTCCTCATTATTCTGTCTATATTGGCACTAGGCTTATTATTATATTCGGTATTTGTTGAAAATATTTTCTCACCACGCTTAAGTCCAAAGGACTCTGCAAAAATTTCACTTAACGATTTAGATCTAAAAGTTGAATATAATAGACCTTCTAAACGTGAGCGTGATATTTTTGGAGCTCTAGTTCCTTTTGATAAAGTATGGAGAACAGGAGCGAATGAAGCCACAACGTTTTCATGTAATAGAGATATGATTGTAAATGGTATGACTTTAAAAAAAGGAAAGTATACAATTTGGACTGTACCAATGTATTCTTCATGGAAAGTTATGTTTAACACCAAGCAATATGAATGGGGAGTTAATGAAAGAATGGAACCAATGTGGGATCCGAATTATGATGCCATTGAACTCGAAGTACCAACTCAAGAGCTAGATACTACTGTAGAAAAATTTACGATTGCTTTTGATAATACAACAGGAAACTTAAAGCTAACTATGGCTTGGGATAGTACTAAGATAGAAGTTCCTATTGAAGAATCTAAGAAACCTTAA
- a CDS encoding phosphatase PAP2 family protein, with the protein MLDRLLELDTELFLFLNGLGSETWDSMWLAITNEFTFVPLYSILLFLIYKKYGLKPLLLMVLVIAAMITFTDQTTNIVKRSVLRFRPCACEDIMDTIRYIAERCSSNRSFFSGHASNSMAAAVFGGLVLRPYFKKLIFILLFWAFVVAYSRIYVGVHYPVDIICGMTFGALAGYGFYRMNTYLLKRFISE; encoded by the coding sequence ATGTTAGATAGACTTTTAGAATTAGATACAGAGCTTTTTTTGTTCCTCAATGGATTGGGATCAGAGACATGGGATTCTATGTGGCTCGCCATTACTAACGAGTTTACCTTTGTGCCTCTATATTCAATTCTATTATTTCTTATTTATAAAAAGTATGGTTTAAAACCTTTATTACTCATGGTTTTAGTCATTGCTGCCATGATTACGTTTACCGACCAAACCACAAATATTGTAAAGCGTTCAGTACTGCGTTTTAGACCTTGCGCCTGTGAGGATATTATGGATACCATACGTTATATTGCTGAGCGTTGCAGTAGCAATAGAAGCTTTTTCTCTGGTCACGCTTCTAATTCTATGGCTGCGGCTGTTTTTGGTGGATTGGTATTAAGACCATATTTTAAGAAGTTGATTTTTATTCTCTTATTTTGGGCTTTTGTGGTGGCTTACAGTCGTATTTATGTTGGTGTACATTATCCAGTTGATATTATATGCGGAATGACTTTCGGAGCCCTTGCCGGTTATGGTTTCTATAGGATGAACACCTATCTTCTTAAACGATTTATTTCCGAGTAA
- a CDS encoding MATE family efflux transporter translates to MVLSNYTKEFKYNLKLASPVILGMLGHTFVSFVDNIMVGQLGAAELAAVSLGNSFIFIAMSIGIGFSTAITPLVAEADTEQNFAKGKSVFKHGFFLCTVLGLLLFLMLLLAKPLMYVMDQPEEVVALAIPYLDLVAFSLVPLIVFQAFKQFSDGLSLTKYPMYATILANVLNVAINYVLIFGKFGFPEMGIVGAAVGTLVSRFVMLFYLWWLLAKKEKSKAFVTNIKFFKLSKQPINKLMNLGMPSAMQMFFEVGIFTAAIWLSGTLGANSQAANQIALNLSSMTFMVAMGLSVAAMIRVGNQKGLKDFKALKRIAESIFLVGFVFAVVFALFFVVFHNILPDLYVDLDDPANALDTAEVVKIASTLLLAAAVFQISDSLQVIALGALRGLQDVKIPTIITFISYWVVGFPISYFLGKAEAYGSLGIWLGLLAGLSVAAILLYFRFNYLTKRLILQQDKS, encoded by the coding sequence ATGGTTTTAAGCAACTATACCAAAGAATTTAAATACAACCTTAAATTGGCCTCTCCGGTGATATTAGGTATGCTTGGGCACACTTTTGTCAGTTTTGTAGATAATATTATGGTTGGGCAATTAGGTGCTGCAGAATTAGCGGCTGTGTCTTTGGGCAATAGCTTTATTTTTATAGCCATGTCTATTGGTATTGGGTTTTCTACTGCTATTACACCTTTGGTAGCAGAAGCAGATACAGAACAAAATTTTGCTAAAGGGAAGTCCGTGTTTAAACATGGTTTCTTTTTGTGTACCGTTTTAGGTTTGTTACTGTTTTTAATGTTATTGTTGGCCAAACCTCTAATGTATGTAATGGATCAGCCAGAAGAAGTGGTAGCGCTCGCCATTCCGTATTTAGATTTGGTAGCCTTTTCTTTGGTGCCATTAATTGTGTTTCAGGCTTTTAAACAATTTAGTGATGGTTTATCGCTCACCAAATACCCAATGTACGCTACTATTTTAGCCAATGTGCTTAATGTTGCTATTAACTATGTCTTAATCTTTGGGAAGTTTGGTTTCCCAGAAATGGGTATCGTTGGTGCAGCTGTTGGGACATTAGTATCGCGTTTTGTGATGTTGTTTTACTTGTGGTGGTTACTAGCGAAAAAAGAGAAGTCTAAGGCTTTTGTCACAAACATAAAATTCTTTAAACTCAGTAAGCAACCCATAAATAAACTAATGAACTTAGGCATGCCAAGCGCTATGCAAATGTTCTTTGAGGTTGGGATTTTTACAGCAGCCATTTGGCTCTCTGGTACCTTAGGTGCCAACTCACAAGCGGCTAATCAAATTGCTCTAAACTTATCCTCAATGACGTTTATGGTCGCTATGGGATTGAGTGTGGCTGCCATGATTAGAGTAGGAAATCAAAAAGGACTTAAAGATTTTAAAGCCTTAAAGCGTATCGCGGAATCTATCTTTTTAGTCGGTTTTGTTTTTGCTGTGGTTTTTGCTTTGTTCTTTGTTGTTTTTCATAACATACTACCAGATTTATATGTAGATTTAGATGATCCTGCAAATGCATTAGATACTGCTGAGGTGGTAAAGATAGCTTCTACATTATTATTGGCAGCGGCTGTATTTCAGATTAGTGATAGTTTACAAGTGATTGCTTTAGGCGCTTTACGAGGCCTACAAGATGTTAAGATACCGACGATTATTACCTTTATTTCGTATTGGGTGGTTGGCTTTCCTATTAGTTATTTTTTAGGAAAAGCAGAAGCGTATGGAAGTCTAGGTATTTGGCTTGGACTGTTAGCAGGTTTGAGTGTTGCCGCAATTTTATTGTATTTTAGGTTTAATTATCTCACAAAGCGTTTAATTTTGCAACAAGACAAAAGTTAA
- a CDS encoding RNA polymerase sigma factor encodes MCNQSKTETKISTFQIHIVEKCKQNDRQAQMQLYNQYCNGMLIVALRFVKDTMEAEDIVQEAFIKAFSKLEQYKAEVSFGAWLKRIVINRCIDVLKSKRQRLIELEEHHLNVVDADYENEWLVDDAITIDEVKAAIERLPEKYKIVVMLYLIEGYDHQEISEVLNITEVASRTQLSRGKQKLQNELKLEKNGTRS; translated from the coding sequence ATGTGTAACCAATCAAAAACCGAAACCAAAATTAGCACGTTTCAAATTCATATCGTTGAAAAATGCAAACAGAATGATAGACAAGCGCAAATGCAATTGTATAATCAATACTGTAACGGAATGCTTATCGTCGCGCTTCGATTTGTAAAAGATACAATGGAGGCTGAGGATATTGTTCAGGAGGCATTTATAAAAGCTTTCTCAAAATTAGAACAGTATAAAGCTGAGGTAAGTTTTGGTGCTTGGTTAAAACGTATTGTTATCAATAGATGTATAGATGTTTTAAAATCTAAACGTCAACGTTTAATCGAATTAGAAGAGCATCATTTAAATGTGGTTGATGCGGATTATGAAAATGAATGGTTGGTAGATGATGCGATAACCATTGATGAGGTAAAGGCAGCGATAGAGCGTTTACCAGAAAAATATAAAATAGTAGTAATGCTCTATTTAATTGAAGGTTATGATCATCAAGAAATATCAGAAGTTTTAAATATTACTGAAGTAGCATCTAGAACACAATTATCGAGAGGTAAACAAAAATTACAAAACGAATTAAAATTAGAGAAAAATGGCACAAGATCTTAG
- a CDS encoding peptidoglycan DD-metalloendopeptidase family protein — protein sequence MPLPVFETFLKSLKSYSLLNATIVKDQYIPINLSLHNSELKAINVSNSDDLEHFIWNYMKTHNAKVAYGGYLEQRGIYQRSAYFNETNSETERNIHLGIDLWIAAETPIYAPLAGSIHSFKNNINHGDYGPTIILKHHIYSFEFYTLYGHLSMASIENLKVGVEVKQGDQIATLGTAEVNGDYPPHLHFQVIKDIEDYKGDYPGVSNRLDLEFYKKNCPNPNLLLHLV from the coding sequence ATGCCTCTTCCTGTTTTCGAAACTTTTCTAAAATCTCTTAAATCATATTCTTTATTAAATGCAACAATAGTTAAGGATCAATACATACCAATAAATTTATCTCTCCATAATTCAGAATTGAAAGCTATCAATGTCTCAAACTCTGATGATTTAGAGCATTTTATTTGGAATTATATGAAAACTCATAATGCGAAAGTCGCTTATGGTGGTTATTTAGAGCAACGCGGTATTTATCAACGTAGTGCTTATTTTAATGAAACAAATTCTGAGACTGAACGGAATATTCATTTAGGTATTGATTTATGGATTGCAGCAGAAACACCAATTTATGCACCTTTAGCTGGAAGCATTCATAGTTTTAAAAATAATATTAACCATGGTGATTACGGACCAACAATTATCTTAAAACACCATATTTATAGTTTTGAGTTTTACACACTTTATGGTCACTTAAGTATGGCCTCAATAGAAAATTTAAAAGTTGGAGTAGAAGTAAAGCAAGGAGACCAAATAGCAACATTAGGTACTGCTGAAGTTAATGGAGATTATCCACCACATTTACATTTTCAGGTTATAAAAGATATTGAAGATTATAAAGGTGATTATCCAGGCGTTAGTAACCGATTAGATTTAGAATTTTATAAGAAAAATTGTCCTAACCCTAATTTACTATTGCACTTAGTTTAA